One region of Brassica napus cultivar Da-Ae chromosome A10, Da-Ae, whole genome shotgun sequence genomic DNA includes:
- the LOC106371711 gene encoding uncharacterized protein LOC106371711, translated as MATLDSPLEALAFEYASFGVLAIINNVWTWIAVVTAAVSFWRMRVTTIGDDDRHGCGLLEEQTASKSGQEPQAVAGPVKETAAAREEETVVMKTEVWETLMCDDGVTKGKMTVYYEVDVDGGRGGDGDGELTSAVNYGGGLGDCGEWWERWERVVKMRNGDEDWYRYVDLMVINGSVVRLWDEKRSL; from the coding sequence ATGGCCACTTTGGATTCCCCATTAGAAGCGTTGGCTTTCGAATACGCTAGCTTCGGTGTTCTTGCCATCATCAACAATGTTTGGACATGGATCGCTGTCGTGACGGCAGCCGTCAGCTTCTGGAGGATGAGAGTCACCACCATTGGAGACGACGACCGTCATGGATGTGGCTTGTTAGAGGAACAAACCGCCTCGAAATCTGGACAAGAACCACAAGCAGTAGCTGGTCCGGTTAAAGAAACGGCGGCGGCTCGAGAGGAGGAAACGGTGGTTATGAAAACGGAGGTTTGGGAGACGTTAATGTGCGATGACGGAGTGACAAAAGGGAAGATGACTGTGTACTACGAGGTAGACGTTGACGGAGGGAGGGGTGGAGACGGGGACGGAGAGTTAACGTCCGCTGTCAACTATGGAGGTGGTTTGGGTGATTGTGGAGAGTGGTGGGAGAGATGGGAAAGAGTGGTGAAGATGAGAAATGGTGATGAAGATTGGTACCGTTACGTGGACTTAATGGTGATAAACGGAAGTGTCGTAAGATTATGGGATGAAAAAAGGAGCCTGTAA